GAAACGCCTCCGACAGCGAGCGTCCGCCAGCCGATCCCCCAGACATCATCTTTTTGAAGGAAGGTTCCATGCGAATAGCTGGATATGCCGCGCGGAGCGGCACGGCTCTCGGATTGCTGCTCTCGGCCACCCTCGTTCCCGCGGTCGTCGCACAGGAGAGCGAGGAAATCATGCTCGATCCGATCGTGATCACCGCCGAGGAGCAGATCAAGCAGGCGCTCGGCGTCTCGCAGATTTCCGCGGAAGATCTCGAAAGCCAGCCCGTCACCAACGATTTGTCCGAAGTCATCCGCCGGATGCCCGGCGTCAACCTCACGGGCAACAGCGCCTCGGGGCAGCGCGGCAACCAGCGCCAGATCGACATCCGCGGGATGGGGCCCGAGAACGTGCTCATCCTGATCGACGGCAAACCCGTGACCTCGCGCAACGCCTCGCGCATGGGGCGCCAGGGCGAGCGGGACACGCGCGGCGATTCCAACTGGGTTCCGCCGGAACTGGTCGAGCGGATCGAGGTCATTCGCGGCCCGGCGGCGGCGCGCTACGGTTCGGGCGCCGCCGGCGGTGTGGTGAACATCATCACCAAGAAGCCGGACGAGCCGACCGTGTCCGCGGGCCTGCATTTCGACATTCCCGAGAGCGAGCTCGAGGGCGTCACCCGGCGGATGAACCTTCTGCTCGCCGGGCCGATCAACGACAGGCTCAGCTATCGCCTCTATGGCAACTACAACAAGACGGGCATGGATTCCGCGGACATCAACGACGGGGACGCCGCCGGGTCCGAGGGCGTGACGAACCGCGACATCGGCGGCCTGCTGCGCTGGGATATCAACGAGAACCACAGTCTCGATTTCGAGTTCGGCTATTCGGAACAGTGGAACGCCTTTGCCGGCGAGACCGGCTTCGGCAGCGGCGTCACCAGCGTTATCTCCGCAGACAATGACGGGGACGGCGTAGAGGACACGTTCTATAACGTCTACGGCGAGAAGACGAACAGCAGCGAACGCAAGACGCTCGCCCTGACCCACCGGGGCAGCTATGCGTTCGGGGAATCGCACAGCTTCATCCAGTGGGAAAACACGCTCGACAGCCGCCTTTGTCCGGGCCTCAACGGCGGCGGGGAAGGGACGCTGAGCTTCTGCGTGGACCGGGACGGAAACGGGGTGAGAGACGATGTCGCCTTCATCGACACCGAATACGATGCGATCTCTGCCAAGACGGAATGGTATCTCCCCGGCACCGTGATGGGCCGGGAGGCGAGCTATACGTTCGGCGGGGAATTCCGGGGCGAGAAGATCGACCAGACCGTGCCGGAGGAGGTCACCGACCGTGACACGAGGTTCGAATTCCGCAACAGCGACTATACCTCGCAGAAGCTCTACGGCATCTATGCCGAGGCGAATATCCTCGCCTCCGAGCAGCTGACGCTGACACCGGCGCTCCGCTACGACTACAGCGACCGGTTCGGCGACCAGCTTTCCCCGAGCCTGAACGCGACCTGGGAGTTCGATCCCGAATGGTCGATGAAGGTCGGCGTCGCGCAGGCGTTCAAGGCGCCGAACCTCTTCCAGCTCAACCCGGACTACTACTACAATACGCGGGGCAGGGGCTGTCCCGCCGGCTATTCCGGCCCGTGCCGGATCCGCGGCAATGACGATCTCCAGGCGGAAACCAGCATCAACAAGGAAATCGGCTTCGCCTATGAGGGGGACAACGGCATCAACGGAAGCCTGACCTACTTCCACAACGACTACAAGGACCGCATCGCGGCCGATGTGGTGGACGGCGAAACGGACCCCGATACCGGCGGCTCGGTGTTCCAGTGGAACAACGTCCCGGAAGCCGTCGTGAGCGGCATGGAGGGCAATTTCTACACGCCGATCGGCGACGATTACGCCTTCAACGCGAATGTCACCTACATGATCGAGTCCAAGAACAAGCAGACCGGCAACCCGCTCAGCCTCGTGCCGGATTACACGATCAACGCGGCTTTCGACTGGCAGGCGACGGACGATCTTCTGGTGACCCTCTCCGCGACGCATTACGGGCGGATCCCGACCATCACGCGGTCGCTGAGCCAGAACGAGGAAATCACGGATGAGGACGCGCTGACCGAGCGGGATCCCTACACGCTCTTCAACCTCGCGGCCAAATGGGACATTTCCGAGGCCTCTTATGTCACAGCCGGGGTCACCAACCTGTTCGACAAGCAGATCAAGCGGACGAGCGAAGGGTCGGAGACCTTCAACGAGCCGGGCCGCGGATTCTATATCGGCCTTCAGAAATCCTTCTGAGGCTTTCGCAGGTGAAGACGGCGCCGCCCTTCGGGGCGGCGTGATCTTTTGCGGCGCGGGGGGAGGCCCGCTCTCCCCGGCAGGCGCCTTTCCGTTCGCGAAGTGCGACGCACTTCCTCCCCATGCCTGCGGAGGAGGCATTTCCGGCCGACGCGGGCGCCCTTTTTCATATAGGCACGACGGCTGTTCACAGCCGCACAGTCCCGAGCATTGCGATGGCGCGGCGATGGGAGGAGAGATGGTCCGGACGCACGAACCCTTCAGGAGACATGACACGTGACCAACAAAACACTCGAACTGCTGATGAAACGCCGATCCCAATATGCGCTTGGCAAGACGCTTCCGCTCTCCGCGGATCAGGCGGAGGCGCTGATCAAGGAGGCGGTCCGGCAATCTCCCTCCTCCTACAACTCCCAGAGCTCGCGCGCGGTGATCCTGTTCGGCGCGGAAAGCGAGAAGGTCTGGACGCTGATCGAGGCCGAACTGCGCAAGATCGTCCCGGCCGACGCCTTCGCCTCCACCGAAGCCAAGATGAAGAGCTTTGCCGCCGGTGCCGGCACGGTGCTGTTCTACGAGGACCAGGAGGCGGTGCGGACCCTTCAGGAGCAATTCCCTCTCTATGCCGACGCCTTTCCGGGGTTCTCCAGCCATTCCTCCGGCATGGCGCAACTCGCGGTCTGGACCGCGCTCGCCGAAGAGGGGATCGGCGCGAGCCTCCAGCATTACAGCCCCATCGCGGATGCGGCGCTCGCGGAGGCCTTCGGCGTTCCGGCTGGATGGAAGCTGATCGCGCAGATGCCCTTCGGATCGAACGAGGCGGGGTTCCAGGAAAAGACCTTCATCGACGACGACGCGCGGTTCATCACCCTCGGGAAATGAGGCCGACCGCGGTCGCCTGAGCCGGACCCTGACACGGGCGCCGTCCGAAGAAAGGCGGCGCCCGTAGTGACGCGGCGCGAAACGTGCGTGAGCCTGCCCGACCGGCGCGCGACCTGCCGGTGCGGTGAGACGGGCAGGTGAGATGGGCCCCGGTCCCTTGCCGGGCCGCGCCGCCGCAGGTCGTCCCGCGGCAGAGGCGTTTCGGAAGAGGCCCCGCCATCGCGCCGGTCAACGGATCAGCCGTCCTCCCGCGCCGCCCGCAGCAGCGCGATCACCTCCTCATCCGGGGTCTGCCCGAAATCGCGGTAGTGGAAGCCCACGGCGCGGAACGGTTCGGGCGTGGAGAGGCAGACGATCTCCTCGGTCTCGCCTTCGAGATCGGCCAGAACCTCCGCGGGCGCGACCGGTACCGCGAGGATGCGGCGCGCGACGCCTTCCTTCGCCAGCGCCCTGAGCGCCGCGCGCATGGTGCCGCCGGTGGCGATGCCGTCGTCCACCACGATCACGCTGCGGCCGCGGAGGGGAACCGGAGGCGCGCGCTCGCGGTAGAGCGTGCGTCGGCGGTCGATGACCGCAAGCTCCCGCTCCCGTTCCGCTGCGACATGCGCCTCGGACGGGCGGAGCTGGCGCATCACGCTGTCGTTCAGCACCACCTGCGGCTCCGGCCCGTCGACGATTGCGCCGATGCCGAGTTCCGGATGGCCCGGCGCGCCGAGCTTGCGCACGAGCACGACATCGAGCGGGGCGTGAAGCGCGCGGGCCACTTCGGCCGCAACCGGGACGCCGCCGCGGGGCAGGGCGAGGACCACCGGATCCTTCCCCGCCCAGGGCGCCAGCGCCGCGGCGAGCTGGCGGCCGGCGTCGGTGCGGCTGTCGAAGGTCTGGGGCATGGAGCGTCCTCCCGTTCAGAGGCCGAAGGGCCAGGTGTCGTCGGGGCCGTGCCGCGCCTCCGGGCCGAGCGGGGTCAGCGCCCGCGTCTCGTCGAACCAGACCCAGCCGTCGAACTGCTCGGGCAGGACGGCCTCGGCATAATGACTCTGGAATTCCGTGGCCGGCCGGTAGATGACGCCGATGAAGCGTTCGAGCCGCGGCTCCGACAGCTTCTCCGCAAGACCCGCGTCGCTTCCTGTCTCGAGCAGGAAGCGCGGGTGGCCGGTCTCGTGGCAAAGGCGTTCGTAGCTGTCGGCGCGGGAGGGGGTGATGCGTTTCACCTCCATCGGAGCGTCCCAGTCGGAGGCGGCGGCGACCGTGCCGCCATGGGTGCCGAAGCCGATCAGCTGCGCCCCGGACCCGAAGCGTTCCCGGCAGAGCTGGCCGATATTCACCTCGTCCCGGCGCCAGCCCATGTCGGTCGCCCGCGCATCTCCGATATGGGAATTATGTGCCCAGACGATGGCCTTCGCCTCCGGCCCGCCCGCCTCGAGAAGCTGGCACAGCGTGTTGAACATATGCGTGTCGCGCAGGTTCCAGGCCGCCGCGCCACCGCGATACATCGTGCGGTAATACCGTTCCGCCGCCGCGACGAGCCGTGCGTTCTGTGTCGCGTCGAGCAGGGCGTCGCCGTCCGGCCTGTCGCGGTCCAGAAGCGCGCGGCACTGTTCGACCACCGCCTCCTCGCAGGTGGAATGGCCGTGCAGGGCCGCGCGGCCATAGGCGGCGGGCCGGTCGGCCCAGGGCGCGAGGCAGCCGTAACGGTCGCGCGCGATTGCGGCCGCCTCGGGGTCGACCTCCTCGAGATAGGCCAGCACGGCGCGGATCGAGGCGGTCAGGCTGTAGAGGTCGAGCCCGCGGAAGGCGACGCGATCCTCCGGCGCCCGCCCGGCGTTCCAGTCGCGCATCCAGCCGACCAGCGCGGCGATCTCCGTGTTGCGCCACATCCAGGTGGGGAAGCGTTGGAACGGCGCCTCACCGGATGGTGTGTGCCGGTGGCGGATATGGGCGTCGATGGCGGCGGCATCGGGCCAGTCCGCCTCGACCGCGACGATGCGCAGGCCGTGGTGTTCGATCATGTGCCGCGTGATCGCCGCGCGGGCACGGTAGAATTCGGCGGTGCCGTGGCTCGCTTCTCCGAGCAGGAGGACGCGCGCATCGGCCCAGCGGTCGAACATCCGGGCGAAGGCCGGGTCGTCGACCTGGGGCAGCGGTTCGGCGGCCTCGCGCAGGTCGCGGATCAGCTCCCGCTCGCTCGCGACCGTCCTGCCGGTGCTGTCGTCCATTGCAGTCCTCCTCCTTCCTGCGGTCAGTTGCCCTGCGCTTCTTCGGGGGCGGGGCGTTCGTAGCTGCCGGTCAGCTCTCCTGCTGCGATGACATGCCCCTCCATCGCGGACAGCACCTCCTCGCGCGTCGCGCCCGGCTCGGGGCCGAGCTGATCGACATCGAGGGCGAAGATCTGGAAATGATAGCTGTGCGGCCCGTCCTCCCGTGGCGGGCGCGGTCCGTGATAGCCGATCTGCCCGCGGCTGTTGGTGCCCTGCTTCGCGCCCTCCGGGTCGGGCAGGACGGGCGCCGTCGGCCGCCCCTCCGCAAGCGAGGTGGTGTCTGCCGGAATGTCGTAGACGATCCAGTGGACGAAGGGCTTCGGCTCCGCCGCATCCGGGTCTTCGGCGATCAGCACGAAGGACGCCGCCTCCTCCGGCGCGTCGGCCCAGGACAGGGGCGGCGAGGCGTCGTGGCCTTCGGCGGCGTGGCTGAAGGGGATGGCCTCACCCGCCGCGAAACTCTCCGAGCTGACGGAGATCCCGGCCCCGGCGTCGAATTTGGCCATGGCCAGATCGTCGGTGCGCGGATCCGGGACGAGGTTCGGGACGCTGGCCGTTTCGGCAGTCTCGCCCGCTCCGGCCTCGCCGGAATAGGAGATGCGCCAGATGATCCCGTTCGCGTCATCCGCGAGCAGGAGCGATCCGTCGCGGTCCTCGGCAATGCCCGCCAAGCGGGAGAGGAAGCCGTAGCCGCCCGCCTCGGTCTCGATCAGGAAACCTTCGGCGAAATGGTCCCAGGAGGCCGGTTCGCCGTCCTGGAAATCGAGCCGCGTCACCTCGTAACCGCTCGGGGGGCGGCGGTTCCACGAGCCGCGCATCGCGATGAAGGCATCGCCGCGATATTCCTCGGGGAAGGAGGTTCCGGAATGGAATACCATCTGCATCGGCGCGGCATGGGCGGTATATCCCAACTCCGGCTCCCGGCTCTGCGCGGCCCATTGTTCGAGCGAAATGCCCTCCGGCGGCGCGTCCTGCGGATTGAAGTTGGAGAAATCGTAGACATAGGGCCAGCCGTATTTCGTGCCCTGCTCGATGAGGTTGAATTCCTCCTGCTGTTCCTCGTCGCCCAGCCAGTCGGTGCCGTGATCCGCCCCGTAGAGGCGGCCGCTCGAGGGATCCCAGCCGAAGCCGATGGTGTTGCGCAGGCCGCTGGCAAAGATGCTGCGGCTCGAGCCGTCAGGCTTCGCGCGCAGGAGCGTCGCGTTTTCCGGGCTGGTCTCGTCGCAGGCGTTGCAGGTCGATCCGACGCTGATATAGAGCATGCCGTCGGGACCGACCGCCACCATCCTGTTGGGATGCTGCCCGCCCTCCGGCAGGTCGTCGATGATCCGCTCGAGCGTGCCGAAACTGCCGTCCTCGTTGACCGGGGCCGTGTAGACATCGGTCACGGTGACCAGATAGGCGGTGTCGCCGTCGAGGGCGATCCCGTGCAGTCCCGGTCGCGCGGCGACCGTCTCGTGAGCCTCGAACCGGCCGTCGCCGTCCTCGTCGATCAGGCGGATCACGTCGCTTTCCGACCTGCGCGTGGCATAGACGGTCCCGCTGTCATGGACGGCAAGGATGCGGGTGTTGCCGAGATCGCGGGCGGCGACGGAGACCTCGAACCCCTCGGGCACCCGGATGAGGGAGGCGAGTTCGCTGTCGTCGGAGACGGTGATCGGCTCGGGCTGAAGGACCGAGTTGCTGATCGTCGCGTCCGAATATTCGCCCACCTCGCCTTGCGGCTGCGCGAGGGCGGCGCCTGCGAGGGCTGTGGTGAGCAACGCGGCGCCCGCACGGGCGGAAGACATGGGGATGGGCATGGAAAACCTCCTGAACACCGCCCCAGAAAGAGATCGCGGGGCGGAATGTTCCCGCCGCGGGTGAAAAACCGCGGCTCGGCCGGGGATTTCCCGGAGGGTCGCCGGAAAATCGGGCAGTCGCCTGCGGGAACGGGGACAGAGGGTGCGGATCGCCGGGCGCTGCGTTGACCGATTGCATGTCATTGGTATACTAATGACATGCCATGGCCGTTCCGGCCTGCGGCACAGCTTGACACCGACCTGCAAGGACGATCCCGACCGATGGCGACGCGCACACGGCTTTCCTTTCTGCTCAACGAGGCGAGGGCCGATCTGGAGACGGTTCCGACCGATGGCACGCTGCTGGAGTTCCTGCGGCTCACCCGGCGTTCCACGGGCACGAAGGAAGGCTGCGGCGAGGGCGATTGCGGCGCCTGTACCGTTCTGGTCGGGCGGCTGCGCACGGGCCGGGTGAGCTATGAGCCGGTAAATGCCTGCATCCGGCCG
The nucleotide sequence above comes from Celeribacter indicus. Encoded proteins:
- a CDS encoding FepA family TonB-dependent siderophore receptor; its protein translation is MRIAGYAARSGTALGLLLSATLVPAVVAQESEEIMLDPIVITAEEQIKQALGVSQISAEDLESQPVTNDLSEVIRRMPGVNLTGNSASGQRGNQRQIDIRGMGPENVLILIDGKPVTSRNASRMGRQGERDTRGDSNWVPPELVERIEVIRGPAAARYGSGAAGGVVNIITKKPDEPTVSAGLHFDIPESELEGVTRRMNLLLAGPINDRLSYRLYGNYNKTGMDSADINDGDAAGSEGVTNRDIGGLLRWDINENHSLDFEFGYSEQWNAFAGETGFGSGVTSVISADNDGDGVEDTFYNVYGEKTNSSERKTLALTHRGSYAFGESHSFIQWENTLDSRLCPGLNGGGEGTLSFCVDRDGNGVRDDVAFIDTEYDAISAKTEWYLPGTVMGREASYTFGGEFRGEKIDQTVPEEVTDRDTRFEFRNSDYTSQKLYGIYAEANILASEQLTLTPALRYDYSDRFGDQLSPSLNATWEFDPEWSMKVGVAQAFKAPNLFQLNPDYYYNTRGRGCPAGYSGPCRIRGNDDLQAETSINKEIGFAYEGDNGINGSLTYFHNDYKDRIAADVVDGETDPDTGGSVFQWNNVPEAVVSGMEGNFYTPIGDDYAFNANVTYMIESKNKQTGNPLSLVPDYTINAAFDWQATDDLLVTLSATHYGRIPTITRSLSQNEEITDEDALTERDPYTLFNLAAKWDISEASYVTAGVTNLFDKQIKRTSEGSETFNEPGRGFYIGLQKSF
- a CDS encoding nitroreductase family protein, with amino-acid sequence MTNKTLELLMKRRSQYALGKTLPLSADQAEALIKEAVRQSPSSYNSQSSRAVILFGAESEKVWTLIEAELRKIVPADAFASTEAKMKSFAAGAGTVLFYEDQEAVRTLQEQFPLYADAFPGFSSHSSGMAQLAVWTALAEEGIGASLQHYSPIADAALAEAFGVPAGWKLIAQMPFGSNEAGFQEKTFIDDDARFITLGK
- a CDS encoding phosphoribosyltransferase translates to MPQTFDSRTDAGRQLAAALAPWAGKDPVVLALPRGGVPVAAEVARALHAPLDVVLVRKLGAPGHPELGIGAIVDGPEPQVVLNDSVMRQLRPSEAHVAAERERELAVIDRRRTLYRERAPPVPLRGRSVIVVDDGIATGGTMRAALRALAKEGVARRILAVPVAPAEVLADLEGETEEIVCLSTPEPFRAVGFHYRDFGQTPDEEVIALLRAAREDG
- a CDS encoding erythromycin esterase family protein; protein product: MDDSTGRTVASERELIRDLREAAEPLPQVDDPAFARMFDRWADARVLLLGEASHGTAEFYRARAAITRHMIEHHGLRIVAVEADWPDAAAIDAHIRHRHTPSGEAPFQRFPTWMWRNTEIAALVGWMRDWNAGRAPEDRVAFRGLDLYSLTASIRAVLAYLEEVDPEAAAIARDRYGCLAPWADRPAAYGRAALHGHSTCEEAVVEQCRALLDRDRPDGDALLDATQNARLVAAAERYYRTMYRGGAAAWNLRDTHMFNTLCQLLEAGGPEAKAIVWAHNSHIGDARATDMGWRRDEVNIGQLCRERFGSGAQLIGFGTHGGTVAAASDWDAPMEVKRITPSRADSYERLCHETGHPRFLLETGSDAGLAEKLSEPRLERFIGVIYRPATEFQSHYAEAVLPEQFDGWVWFDETRALTPLGPEARHGPDDTWPFGL
- a CDS encoding YbhB/YbcL family Raf kinase inhibitor-like protein; translated protein: MPIPMSSARAGAALLTTALAGAALAQPQGEVGEYSDATISNSVLQPEPITVSDDSELASLIRVPEGFEVSVAARDLGNTRILAVHDSGTVYATRRSESDVIRLIDEDGDGRFEAHETVAARPGLHGIALDGDTAYLVTVTDVYTAPVNEDGSFGTLERIIDDLPEGGQHPNRMVAVGPDGMLYISVGSTCNACDETSPENATLLRAKPDGSSRSIFASGLRNTIGFGWDPSSGRLYGADHGTDWLGDEEQQEEFNLIEQGTKYGWPYVYDFSNFNPQDAPPEGISLEQWAAQSREPELGYTAHAAPMQMVFHSGTSFPEEYRGDAFIAMRGSWNRRPPSGYEVTRLDFQDGEPASWDHFAEGFLIETEAGGYGFLSRLAGIAEDRDGSLLLADDANGIIWRISYSGEAGAGETAETASVPNLVPDPRTDDLAMAKFDAGAGISVSSESFAAGEAIPFSHAAEGHDASPPLSWADAPEEAASFVLIAEDPDAAEPKPFVHWIVYDIPADTTSLAEGRPTAPVLPDPEGAKQGTNSRGQIGYHGPRPPREDGPHSYHFQIFALDVDQLGPEPGATREEVLSAMEGHVIAAGELTGSYERPAPEEAQGN